The following are encoded together in the Desulfobacterales bacterium genome:
- a CDS encoding caspase family protein encodes MSGDAANRIRLWDAASGRGIKSFNGHTDKILSVAFSSDGRSIASAGRDKTVRLWDVESGRELRSFTNFRYHVNAVAFSPDDKLVFAGSSDNTAKLFEVQGGRQLQAWQDFAVSSVSFSPDGQYALTSGFDGTPKLLAVATGERVMSLKGHKLNVYSAVFSPDGKRIITGSGDGTMRFWDVKSGLETSQFIGFIDGEWIVITPEGYYNSSRYGHENLNVRRGSTVYGIDQFYDVFYRPDIVAAKLKGDDIKGLITLTIDDALRNPPPTVAFTSVPTATDQPAVKVCYQVKSAGGGIGEVRLFHNGKLIESDGFYRDIAKASAEKTELAALNSRSIYEDMRGVIVKGTGDSTPIVSNAKGEVFEDCKEVESVSGENEVSVTAFNTSNTVQSYMKTANFNANIKEEEPHLYILSIGIDQYRAGNVNLKYAVKDAADMVRKLLQQSATIFNPRNIHHEIYTDKDATKANILNNIDAISRKVKPGDSFILFGAGHGILLQNQYYMLTSEFDGNVSEGTMISSNEIVEMSKKIKSLSQLFIFDTCHAGGVDTIVSGLYDARMSVLAKKMGLHIYASASSKEAAMDGYQGNGLFTYTLMDGLSNKTEADRNTDGRISLEELGGYSKQTTTEISKKVGHQQTPLVINFGKDNPVYLLK; translated from the coding sequence GTGTCCGGAGATGCCGCCAACCGTATCAGGCTATGGGATGCGGCGAGCGGCCGCGGTATCAAAAGCTTTAACGGCCATACCGATAAAATCCTTTCCGTCGCCTTCTCGTCGGACGGCAGATCGATCGCTTCAGCCGGCCGCGACAAAACGGTCCGGCTCTGGGATGTCGAATCGGGCCGTGAATTGCGGTCCTTTACAAATTTTCGCTACCACGTGAACGCGGTGGCATTTTCTCCCGACGACAAGCTGGTCTTTGCCGGCAGCAGCGACAACACCGCCAAGCTCTTTGAGGTCCAAGGCGGCCGGCAGCTGCAGGCGTGGCAGGATTTCGCTGTCTCTTCTGTGTCCTTTTCCCCCGACGGCCAATATGCCCTGACTTCCGGCTTTGACGGCACCCCCAAGCTTCTGGCGGTTGCCACCGGCGAGCGGGTCATGAGTTTGAAGGGACACAAGCTGAACGTCTATAGTGCCGTATTCTCTCCCGACGGTAAACGCATTATCACCGGCAGCGGCGATGGAACCATGCGGTTCTGGGATGTAAAAAGCGGTCTGGAAACCAGTCAGTTCATCGGTTTCATCGATGGTGAGTGGATCGTGATCACCCCGGAAGGCTATTACAACTCATCCCGTTACGGACATGAAAACCTCAATGTCCGCCGGGGAAGCACGGTTTACGGCATCGATCAGTTCTATGATGTGTTTTACCGTCCCGACATCGTTGCGGCAAAACTCAAGGGCGATGACATCAAGGGCCTGATCACCCTGACCATCGACGACGCGCTCAGAAATCCCCCGCCGACCGTGGCGTTCACCTCGGTGCCGACGGCGACGGATCAACCGGCGGTCAAGGTCTGCTACCAGGTCAAAAGCGCAGGGGGCGGCATCGGGGAGGTAAGGCTGTTTCACAACGGCAAGCTCATCGAGTCGGACGGCTTTTACAGGGACATCGCCAAAGCGTCCGCTGAAAAAACAGAACTGGCGGCCCTAAACAGCCGAAGCATCTATGAGGATATGCGCGGCGTCATCGTCAAAGGAACGGGCGACAGCACCCCCATCGTCAGCAACGCCAAGGGAGAGGTTTTTGAAGATTGCAAGGAGGTGGAAAGCGTTTCCGGAGAAAACGAGGTGAGCGTTACGGCCTTTAATACCTCCAACACCGTCCAGAGTTACATGAAGACAGCTAACTTTAATGCAAATATCAAAGAAGAAGAACCCCATCTCTACATCCTTTCCATCGGTATTGATCAGTACAGGGCCGGCAACGTCAATCTGAAATATGCCGTCAAGGATGCAGCGGACATGGTCCGGAAACTGCTGCAGCAGTCCGCGACGATATTCAACCCCCGGAATATCCATCATGAAATATACACAGACAAGGACGCCACCAAGGCGAACATTCTGAATAATATTGACGCGATTTCCCGGAAGGTGAAACCCGGCGACAGTTTTATCCTCTTCGGCGCCGGGCACGGCATCCTCTTGCAGAACCAGTACTACATGCTGACCAGCGAGTTTGACGGGAATGTAAGCGAAGGCACGATGATCAGCTCAAACGAGATCGTCGAGATGTCAAAGAAGATTAAGTCCCTGTCCCAGCTTTTCATCTTCGACACCTGCCACGCCGGCGGTGTGGACACCATCGTCAGCGGGCTTTACGACGCCCGGATGTCGGTCCTGGCAAAGAAGATGGGGCTTCACATCTATGCGTCGGCAAGCTCGAAAGAGGCGGCCATGGACGGCTACCAGGGAAACGGGCTATTCACCTACACGCTCATGGACGGGCTCAGCAACAAAACCGAGGCCGACAGAAACACGGACGGCAGGATCAGCCTTGAGGAACTCGGGGGATACTCGAAACAGACAACGACAGAGATATCCAAAAAAGTCGGGCATCAGCAGACCCCGCTGGTCATAAACTTCGGGAAGGACAATCCCGTTTATTTGTTAAAATGA
- a CDS encoding caspase family protein, producing the protein MFKNVLRFLLVFLGMMVIVSGGFVSVFAAEKPEIFVQLGHQKSVATVAFSPDGMYAVTGSEDFTAKLWIVASGREMTTFSGHAATISAVAVSSGGLRVAAGDEKGNIKVWDAITGREIRSLTIRAKNPKVSFLAFSPDAATVSSVAWDGVLTVWDIASGRTLKTVERIRAYGFITPGENFLAAEIDYQKYALVESYSGRTVDTFSQDKSFFPSTSFSRDGRYGLFRWDDYSANRTYFETYDISEKRRLASWHAAREMDFNYFTLSPDGRLAVAAGHKGMKMWEALSGREIKTLTTSFTRMATFSADGQFFISAGLYIPTLWETETGRVVRSFGRSPLSNVYSAAASPDSRQAVAVSTDAPPLLWDMAMGSPVKIFKDYSNASDYSGDGRHILLVSKQKTIELWDMAADQKVKVLQGKRVVFSRDGRLMAEQVADRQVSIWELASAKEVLNYTEPAGAIQRIAFSENNRYLLIGLEKAAKRIDFETVEQKVLSWQEPYYGSLKISPDGRYIAVIGMYADLKNPNTLHLYDVEASRTISSFKDATPAASMDFSPDGRRLLFSRQHDLVLCDTALGTVLRTFTGHRDTVWHLGFTAGGDRILSAGCDRNIILWDTASARVLMTFAGHNSSVRRAVISADGKQVISAADDHTIRLWDVDTGKERAKFLSFTDGEWIVITPEGYYNSSPNGEKHLNVRIGNTVYGIDSYREAFFRPDVVKIALAGGSLRDFRKLADVKPPPSVSIVDTPRSVAADNVTVKLRLADNGGGIGDIRLYLNGTAVVMDSRAVKVIASAAADLIKEYTLKLAAGSNTIQAVAFNADNTMQSNEATLEVSASFAAVGKPSLSALVIGINEFKNPKLKLNYTVADAELFAQALEQVSAGLFDKVNIRKLTAGETTTNAAIIREIQSFQSLRPDDLFVFYIASHGTVDEGEYFLITSNVGSLRTEKLRTDAISQNMLKEAIANIPATKKLIIIDTCNAGALGDALQMAMLTRGMSEDTALKILSRAMGSTILSASTSVQEALEGYQGHGLFTYVLAEGLKGLADKGKTGYIKTTDLADYVDNEVPLLAEKVFKRAQYPTISISGQAFPIGRIK; encoded by the coding sequence ATGTTTAAAAATGTATTACGTTTCTTATTAGTCTTTTTGGGGATGATGGTGATCGTGTCCGGCGGCTTCGTTTCCGTTTTTGCGGCCGAAAAACCGGAAATTTTCGTGCAATTGGGCCACCAAAAAAGTGTCGCCACCGTGGCCTTTTCTCCGGATGGAATGTACGCCGTTACCGGGAGCGAGGATTTTACAGCCAAGCTCTGGATCGTTGCCTCCGGCCGTGAGATGACGACGTTCAGCGGGCATGCGGCAACAATTAGCGCGGTAGCCGTCTCTTCCGGCGGTCTGCGGGTCGCTGCGGGTGATGAAAAGGGCAACATCAAGGTGTGGGATGCCATCACGGGAAGGGAGATCCGGTCCCTGACCATCCGGGCGAAAAATCCGAAAGTCAGCTTCCTTGCCTTTTCGCCGGACGCCGCCACCGTTTCCTCGGTTGCCTGGGACGGTGTTCTGACGGTCTGGGACATCGCCAGTGGCCGGACTCTCAAGACGGTCGAGAGGATACGGGCATATGGCTTTATCACCCCTGGGGAAAACTTTCTGGCTGCCGAGATCGATTATCAGAAGTATGCCCTGGTGGAATCTTATTCGGGCAGAACGGTCGACACTTTCAGCCAGGATAAATCCTTTTTCCCCAGCACATCCTTTTCCAGAGACGGCCGCTACGGGCTGTTTAGGTGGGATGACTACAGCGCCAATCGCACCTATTTTGAGACGTACGATATAAGCGAGAAGCGCCGCCTGGCCTCATGGCATGCGGCAAGAGAAATGGACTTCAACTATTTCACCCTCTCACCGGACGGCCGCCTGGCCGTGGCAGCGGGGCATAAAGGCATGAAGATGTGGGAGGCCCTGAGCGGCAGGGAGATCAAGACCCTGACCACGTCCTTTACCAGAATGGCAACCTTTTCGGCGGACGGCCAGTTTTTCATCTCGGCGGGACTTTATATCCCCACGCTCTGGGAAACCGAAACGGGCCGGGTTGTCAGATCTTTCGGAAGAAGCCCCCTGAGCAATGTATATTCCGCCGCCGCCAGCCCGGACAGCCGGCAGGCCGTGGCCGTCAGCACCGATGCGCCGCCCCTGCTATGGGATATGGCAATGGGCAGCCCTGTCAAAATATTCAAGGATTATTCGAACGCATCCGACTATAGCGGCGACGGCCGGCACATCCTTCTGGTCAGCAAGCAAAAGACCATCGAGCTCTGGGATATGGCCGCGGATCAAAAGGTCAAAGTGCTTCAGGGAAAACGCGTTGTCTTTTCCCGCGACGGGCGGCTGATGGCAGAGCAGGTGGCCGATCGGCAGGTCAGCATATGGGAACTCGCCTCGGCAAAGGAAGTCCTGAATTACACGGAACCTGCCGGCGCCATCCAGCGGATCGCGTTCTCGGAAAACAATCGATACCTCCTGATCGGTCTGGAAAAGGCCGCCAAGCGCATCGACTTCGAAACCGTGGAACAAAAGGTCTTGAGCTGGCAGGAACCCTATTACGGCAGCCTCAAGATTTCTCCTGACGGCCGATACATCGCGGTGATCGGGATGTACGCGGATCTCAAGAATCCTAACACCCTCCATTTGTACGATGTCGAAGCAAGCAGAACGATCAGCTCCTTCAAGGACGCTACTCCGGCGGCTTCCATGGACTTTTCGCCCGACGGGCGCCGGCTCCTGTTTTCCAGGCAGCACGATCTGGTCCTGTGCGACACGGCATTGGGGACCGTGCTCCGGACATTCACGGGGCATAGGGACACGGTCTGGCATCTGGGGTTTACAGCGGGCGGGGATCGGATACTGTCAGCCGGGTGCGATCGGAACATCATTCTGTGGGATACGGCTTCGGCAAGGGTTTTGATGACCTTTGCGGGGCATAACAGCAGCGTGCGCCGGGCGGTCATTTCCGCGGACGGCAAACAGGTGATTTCGGCGGCCGACGATCACACGATACGCCTGTGGGATGTCGATACGGGCAAGGAACGCGCCAAGTTTCTGAGTTTTACCGACGGCGAGTGGATCGTCATTACGCCGGAAGGGTATTACAACAGCTCTCCCAACGGCGAAAAACATCTCAACGTCCGCATCGGCAACACCGTCTACGGCATCGATAGCTACCGCGAGGCATTTTTCCGGCCGGATGTCGTGAAGATCGCCCTTGCCGGCGGGTCCCTCAGGGATTTCAGGAAACTGGCCGACGTGAAGCCGCCGCCCTCCGTCAGCATCGTGGATACGCCCCGTAGCGTAGCCGCGGACAATGTGACGGTTAAATTGCGACTGGCCGACAACGGCGGCGGCATCGGCGATATTCGTCTGTATCTCAACGGCACGGCGGTGGTCATGGACAGCCGCGCGGTGAAGGTCATCGCCAGCGCGGCGGCGGACTTGATCAAGGAATATACCCTGAAGCTGGCGGCCGGCAGCAATACGATCCAGGCCGTGGCCTTTAACGCGGACAACACCATGCAGAGCAACGAGGCGACGCTGGAGGTGAGCGCTTCTTTTGCCGCCGTCGGCAAACCGTCGCTTTCGGCCCTGGTGATCGGCATCAACGAGTTTAAAAACCCCAAGCTCAAGCTCAACTATACCGTGGCGGACGCAGAACTTTTCGCCCAGGCCCTCGAACAGGTATCGGCAGGTCTTTTCGACAAGGTCAACATCCGAAAGCTGACCGCCGGGGAAACCACCACCAACGCAGCGATCATCCGGGAGATCCAGTCCTTCCAGTCGCTGCGGCCCGATGATCTTTTTGTTTTTTATATCGCCAGCCACGGCACGGTGGACGAGGGCGAATACTTTCTGATCACCTCCAATGTGGGTTCGCTGCGGACGGAGAAGCTGCGGACCGACGCCATTTCCCAGAACATGCTCAAAGAGGCCATCGCGAACATTCCGGCCACTAAGAAGCTCATCATCATCGACACCTGCAACGCCGGCGCGTTGGGGGATGCCCTCCAGATGGCGATGCTGACCCGCGGCATGAGCGAGGACACGGCGCTGAAAATATTGAGCCGGGCAATGGGCTCCACCATTCTTTCGGCCTCCACCTCGGTGCAGGAAGCCCTGGAGGGTTACCAGGGGCATGGCCTGTTCACCTATGTTCTGGCCGAAGGCTTGAAAGGTTTGGCCGATAAGGGCAAAACCGGCTACATCAAAACCACCGATCTTGCGGATTACGTGGACAACGAAGTACCGCTGCTGGCGGAGAAAGTATTCAAACGGGCGCAGTATCCCACCATCTCCATCAGCGGGCAGGCATTCCCCATCGGGAGAATAAAATGA
- a CDS encoding WD40 repeat domain-containing protein, translating into MKCREYIKGLGMKLVTAACVLVVFSGTVLAAAKDPEIFVQLGHSGVQSVAFSADGKSALSGGDKTVKTWDVGSGREIRTYTGAHTGFVASAVFSPDERYLLSCGTEGKIVLWDALSGEKVRELGGPGKAVFRAVFSPDGRTIASGGMDAVIRLWDVATGEQTRTLSGHAATVRTLTYGPDGRYLLSGSWDKTIKLWEVATGKEVRTFAGHIAAVNAVAFSPEGRYLLSAGGKDGTVRYWETASGRELAVLRGHTGEVTSVAFSADGRLAFSGSFDRTVRIWDLSRAGELMSLAAGEVSVFSLAISPDGGQLLAGSRNMSLWDLAAGKKLRTLEGKVNWVSRVAIAPGGKYALSGNFDGTINLWDSVTAQRLWTFTDVKGIVSSLAFAPDNQYMLDCRLDGPLMLREVETGRELLRIDGQGAGLFAGWEMDCVRRCRQPYQAMGCGERPRYQKL; encoded by the coding sequence ATGAAGTGTCGGGAATATATAAAAGGCTTGGGAATGAAGCTGGTGACGGCGGCGTGTGTGCTGGTGGTGTTTTCGGGCACGGTCCTGGCCGCAGCGAAAGATCCGGAGATATTCGTGCAGCTGGGGCATTCAGGCGTGCAGTCGGTGGCCTTTTCCGCCGACGGGAAGAGTGCCCTGTCGGGCGGCGACAAAACGGTCAAGACCTGGGATGTCGGCAGCGGCCGCGAGATCCGCACCTATACGGGAGCGCATACCGGTTTTGTGGCATCGGCCGTTTTTTCTCCCGATGAACGCTATCTGCTGTCCTGTGGAACCGAAGGCAAGATCGTCCTCTGGGATGCGCTTAGCGGGGAAAAAGTGCGCGAGCTCGGCGGGCCCGGCAAGGCCGTCTTTCGGGCTGTTTTTTCTCCTGACGGCCGCACGATTGCATCGGGCGGCATGGATGCCGTTATCAGACTCTGGGATGTGGCCACCGGCGAGCAGACCCGCACCCTCAGCGGGCATGCCGCCACGGTGCGTACGCTGACTTATGGTCCTGACGGCCGATATCTTCTGTCGGGAAGCTGGGATAAAACCATCAAGCTGTGGGAAGTCGCCACCGGCAAAGAGGTTCGCACCTTTGCCGGCCACATTGCGGCGGTGAACGCCGTGGCTTTTTCACCCGAAGGGCGCTACCTCCTTTCCGCCGGCGGCAAGGACGGCACGGTCAGGTACTGGGAGACGGCATCGGGCCGAGAGCTTGCCGTCTTGCGCGGCCACACCGGCGAGGTGACTTCGGTTGCATTTTCAGCAGACGGCCGCCTGGCCTTTTCCGGAAGTTTTGACAGAACCGTCAGGATCTGGGATCTTTCCCGGGCCGGGGAGCTGATGAGCCTGGCGGCCGGCGAGGTTTCGGTATTCTCGTTGGCGATATCGCCAGACGGCGGACAGCTGCTTGCAGGCAGCCGCAATATGTCGCTGTGGGATCTGGCTGCCGGCAAAAAGCTGCGGACCCTGGAGGGCAAGGTCAACTGGGTCAGCCGGGTCGCCATTGCGCCCGGCGGAAAATATGCGCTTTCCGGCAATTTCGACGGGACCATCAATCTGTGGGACAGCGTCACCGCTCAGCGGCTCTGGACGTTTACGGACGTAAAGGGGATCGTCTCTTCGCTGGCCTTTGCGCCGGACAATCAGTACATGCTGGACTGTCGGCTTGACGGGCCGCTGATGCTGCGGGAGGTGGAAACCGGCAGAGAACTGCTCCGGATCGACGGGCAGGGAGCCGGCCTTTTCGCGGGATGGGAAATGGATTGTGTCCGGAGATGCCGCCAACCGTATCAGGCTATGGGATGCGGCGAGCGGCCGCGGTATCAAAAGCTTTAA